In Chryseobacterium gotjawalense, the following are encoded in one genomic region:
- a CDS encoding DUF6371 domain-containing protein: MIYRYTLDKSSKKNHCPQCGKKRFVLYIDEVSKQFAPEQYGRCDRKGSCGFHSAPPIEMLTYFVAIDSIKEITDKAFVVKQNSKEMILPKSVVLEQMLKGIYIAAYFVDEAKYNCILQCNNLDQKYFSETSSTRVLEPIKFKPKDAEPVYFDFETFRATLKGYEQNTFIQNLLHRVQFPFSTDEVTKVIEQYRLGTITKGYRAGAITFPYIDKADNVRAVQVKQFNEYNNTSATDKLDKVILNGLSKDSKIIPNWLSSYIDYGTDNGYFNCLFGEHLLNRFPLNPIALVEAPKTAIYGTLYFGNPEIPKNLIWLAVYNESSFNFDKLKVLEGRDVFVFPDLSKDGSTFKRWQDKAKEYETRLPATRFIFSDLLEQLADNQQRQQGADLADILINLNSKDFRKGKSKSYEHYTYEERIKTGLRLFPVQELAEMTAQMFLGLEKMSYRQIIESFEADGLKGNNATDLLDVLVIQKVIEATEFPNYKLIKLN, from the coding sequence AATGCGGCAAAAAAAGATTTGTACTTTATATTGATGAGGTTTCAAAACAGTTTGCACCTGAGCAATACGGCAGATGTGACAGAAAAGGTAGTTGCGGTTTTCATTCAGCCCCACCAATTGAAATGTTAACTTATTTTGTCGCAATTGACAGTATTAAGGAAATAACAGATAAGGCCTTTGTAGTTAAACAGAATTCAAAGGAAATGATTTTGCCAAAAAGCGTTGTATTAGAGCAGATGTTGAAAGGAATTTATATTGCAGCCTATTTTGTAGATGAGGCCAAATACAATTGTATTTTACAATGCAATAACCTTGACCAAAAATACTTTTCTGAAACAAGTAGCACCAGAGTTTTAGAGCCTATTAAATTTAAGCCCAAAGATGCTGAGCCTGTATATTTTGATTTTGAAACATTCAGAGCAACTTTAAAAGGTTATGAGCAAAATACATTTATACAGAACCTTTTGCACAGGGTGCAATTTCCTTTCAGTACAGATGAGGTTACTAAAGTTATTGAGCAATACCGTTTAGGCACTATTACTAAAGGATATAGAGCAGGTGCAATTACCTTTCCATACATTGACAAGGCAGATAATGTTAGAGCCGTTCAGGTTAAGCAATTTAATGAGTATAACAACACCTCAGCAACAGACAAATTAGATAAAGTTATTTTGAACGGTTTAAGCAAGGATAGCAAAATTATTCCTAATTGGCTGAGCAGTTACATAGATTACGGAACAGATAACGGTTATTTTAATTGTCTATTTGGTGAGCATTTATTAAATAGATTTCCACTTAATCCAATTGCATTGGTAGAAGCCCCAAAAACGGCCATTTACGGTACTTTGTATTTTGGCAATCCTGAGATACCAAAGAACCTTATTTGGTTAGCAGTTTACAATGAGAGCAGTTTTAATTTTGATAAGTTGAAAGTATTAGAGGGCAGAGATGTTTTTGTATTTCCTGATTTGTCAAAAGATGGCAGCACCTTTAAAAGATGGCAGGATAAAGCAAAAGAATATGAAACACGATTGCCAGCAACACGGTTTATATTTTCAGATTTATTAGAGCAATTAGCAGATAACCAGCAAAGGCAGCAAGGTGCAGATTTGGCAGATATTCTTATAAACCTTAACTCTAAAGATTTCAGGAAAGGTAAAAGTAAATCTTATGAGCATTACACTTATGAGGAAAGGATAAAAACAGGGCTGAGGTTGTTCCCTGTTCAGGAACTTGCAGAAATGACAGCACAGATGTTTTTAGGCCTTGAAAAGATGAGTTATAGACAAATAATAGAGAGTTTTGAGGCAGATGGTTTAAAGGGCAATAATGCAACAGATTTATTAGATGTTTTAGTTATTCAAAAAGTAATTGAAGCAACAGAATTTCCAAATTATAAATTAATAAAATTGAACTAA
- a CDS encoding helix-turn-helix domain-containing protein, protein MNKERYLENSKEAKKRTLQKFTDSEFLDRLLKQSKIGCEDLNKLTSKQLILFNDFFAKNYNEAKDEAKDQLLNKVIDSLPEKKRTQIWEINHSNIMNAITDYVQTCGGMPTKSRIAEYTGLSRQTVDKHFKEFQTSPLYKGIDEQFKFMIPKVMAEVLRHSINGDMRAARLFLDVATGTKGKARINNQNNFIQINGIELTEEKISKLRPEQLQTIEAVLQSLD, encoded by the coding sequence ATGAATAAAGAGAGATATTTAGAAAATTCAAAAGAGGCAAAGAAAAGAACTTTACAAAAGTTTACAGATTCAGAGTTTTTAGATAGGTTGTTGAAACAATCCAAAATAGGTTGTGAGGACTTAAATAAATTAACTTCAAAGCAATTAATATTGTTTAATGATTTCTTTGCAAAGAATTATAATGAGGCCAAAGATGAAGCAAAAGACCAGCTGTTAAATAAGGTAATTGATTCTTTACCCGAAAAAAAACGCACTCAAATTTGGGAAATTAATCACAGTAATATAATGAATGCAATTACTGATTATGTTCAAACGTGTGGAGGAATGCCAACAAAGAGTAGAATAGCAGAATACACAGGATTGAGCAGGCAAACAGTAGATAAGCATTTTAAAGAATTTCAGACCAGCCCTTTGTACAAAGGAATAGATGAGCAGTTTAAATTTATGATTCCAAAAGTTATGGCTGAGGTTTTGAGACATTCAATAAATGGAGATATGAGAGCAGCACGTTTGTTTTTAGATGTAGCAACAGGAACTAAAGGAAAGGCAAGGATTAACAACCAAAATAACTTCATTCAGATTAATGGAATAGAACTAACTGAGGAAAAGATAAGTAAATTAAGGCCTGAACAGTTGCAGACAATTGAGGCTGTTTTACAATCATTGGATTAG
- a CDS encoding tyrosine-type recombinase/integrase, whose protein sequence is MKISLSERKLKDGRISLSIEYYRGSEITAEGKRRHLRNFENLDIYLFSVPKNNVEKKKNKENLELAENVLAIRKAEFIQGRYELKDKVKSKRLFLKFFEELTEEKQKQDSSNNYGNWFSTLQHLKKVVSKNMTFDEIDENFIKKVRKYFENDALTKSDLPLSQNSKYSYFNKFKAALRNAFDEGYLTVNYAAKIKSFEQAESQREYLTFEELQSLAKAECKYPVLKKAFLFSCLSGLRWSDINTLTWSEVRDEGEFSKVNFRQEKTDGVEYLYISAQAREILGERQDPQDRVFRGLKYGMTYNTEIIRWCNRAAVPKHITFHSARHTNAVLLLENGADIYTVSKRLGHRELRTTQIYAKIVDSKMKEAAEIIPELYIEM, encoded by the coding sequence ATGAAGATTTCTTTAAGTGAACGCAAATTAAAAGATGGTAGAATTAGCCTGTCAATCGAATACTACAGAGGATCTGAAATAACTGCAGAAGGAAAAAGACGTCATCTACGAAATTTTGAAAACTTAGATATTTATCTCTTTTCTGTTCCAAAAAATAATGTTGAAAAGAAGAAAAATAAAGAGAATTTAGAATTAGCTGAAAATGTTTTAGCAATCAGAAAGGCAGAGTTTATCCAAGGAAGATATGAGCTAAAAGATAAAGTAAAATCAAAAAGGCTATTTCTTAAATTTTTTGAGGAGTTAACAGAAGAAAAGCAAAAACAAGATTCTTCTAATAATTATGGTAATTGGTTTTCCACTTTGCAACATCTGAAAAAGGTTGTTTCAAAAAATATGACCTTTGACGAAATAGATGAAAATTTCATCAAAAAAGTTCGAAAATATTTTGAAAACGATGCTCTCACTAAAAGTGATTTACCACTCTCTCAAAATTCCAAATACTCTTATTTTAATAAATTTAAAGCGGCATTAAGAAATGCTTTTGATGAAGGTTATCTTACAGTCAATTATGCTGCAAAAATAAAATCATTTGAACAAGCTGAAAGCCAGAGAGAATACCTAACATTCGAGGAATTACAATCTTTAGCAAAAGCGGAATGTAAATATCCAGTACTAAAGAAAGCGTTTTTGTTTTCTTGTTTATCGGGATTACGCTGGTCAGATATTAATACTTTGACTTGGTCAGAAGTTCGTGATGAAGGTGAGTTTTCTAAAGTCAATTTTAGGCAAGAGAAAACCGATGGAGTAGAGTATCTTTATATTTCAGCACAAGCCAGAGAAATTCTTGGAGAAAGGCAGGATCCACAGGATCGAGTTTTCAGAGGATTGAAATATGGGATGACTTACAATACTGAAATTATCCGTTGGTGTAATCGCGCAGCAGTTCCTAAACATATTACTTTTCACTCAGCAAGGCATACAAATGCAGTTTTGTTATTGGAAAACGGAGCAGATATTTACACTGTTTCTAAAAGGCTTGGACATCGAGAATTGAGAACAACGCAAATTTATGCAAAGATCGTGGATTCAAAAATGAAAGAGGCAGCTGAGATTATTCCTGAATTATATATTGAAATGTAG
- a CDS encoding helix-turn-helix transcriptional regulator, with amino-acid sequence MEKNEIILHKLNRIEKHIFGLKTIFNVEELSDYTGFKKSYIYKLVHENLIPFSKPNGKILFFDRKKIDEFLLQNANKSKEEINREAIEFSLKNKI; translated from the coding sequence ATGGAAAAGAACGAAATTATTCTGCACAAACTTAACCGGATTGAAAAACATATTTTCGGATTAAAAACTATTTTTAATGTTGAAGAACTTTCAGATTATACTGGATTTAAAAAATCCTATATCTATAAACTCGTACATGAGAATTTGATTCCGTTTTCGAAACCTAATGGAAAAATTCTTTTTTTTGATAGGAAGAAAATAGATGAGTTTCTGCTTCAAAATGCAAATAAATCGAAAGAAGAAATTAACAGAGAAGCCATAGAGTTTTCTCTGAAAAATAAAATTTAA
- a CDS encoding type IV toxin-antitoxin system AbiEi family antitoxin domain-containing protein has product MLALSHLIKNFSEEPLTRQVMLSLLSDYKRPNDKISEMVKAGYLRTVKKGLYVPGSKLDIVSPELFLVANHLRGPSYVSLEAALSHWAFIPERVYEVTSATTKTTKSYNTEIARFSYHRLPLPYYSMGIERVNLTKKQAVLMASPEKAICDKIVTTSGILLRSINQVITFLTEDMRIDENMLIKLNIDAIDSWIQDAPKKTSLEMLTKTLSTL; this is encoded by the coding sequence ATGTTAGCATTGTCCCATCTTATCAAAAATTTTTCAGAGGAACCTCTGACAAGACAGGTCATGCTTTCCTTGCTGTCAGATTACAAACGTCCGAACGACAAGATCTCGGAGATGGTAAAAGCTGGATATCTTAGAACAGTAAAGAAAGGACTATATGTGCCAGGATCAAAACTTGATATCGTATCCCCTGAATTATTTCTGGTGGCCAATCACCTTAGAGGACCAAGCTATGTTTCATTGGAAGCCGCACTTTCACATTGGGCATTTATTCCGGAACGCGTATATGAGGTTACTTCCGCAACGACCAAAACGACCAAATCCTACAATACCGAGATAGCCCGTTTTAGCTACCATCGTCTGCCTCTTCCTTATTATTCTATGGGCATTGAACGTGTGAATCTCACAAAGAAACAAGCTGTTCTTATGGCGTCTCCGGAAAAGGCCATCTGTGATAAGATCGTGACTACCTCGGGAATATTATTGCGCAGTATTAACCAGGTCATCACATTTCTGACCGAGGACATGCGCATCGATGAAAATATGCTCATCAAGCTCAATATAGATGCGATTGACTCCTGGATCCAGGATGCACCAAAAAAAACAAGTTTAGAGATGTTAACAAAAACACTTAGTACCTTATGA
- a CDS encoding nucleotidyl transferase AbiEii/AbiGii toxin family protein produces the protein MIKEWLQEYNPKTKQDVYDALREIMQEIALAGLQRAGFFEKAAFYGGTALRIFYNLDRFSEDLDFSLLEPDEKFSLEPYFEAVVKEFEALGISVSIQEKKKSTASNVESAFLKSGTVWKELVLEDVVPQMGVGILPNVKIKIEVDRKPPLGFETEEKLLLRPFSFYVKCFKMPSLFAGKMHALLFRKWIKRVKGRDWYDLEWYIKKGTPLDLDHFLLRAQDTDDWQGETINEAQVIQLLEEKIKSVNFASVKEDVIRFIPDSSVLDLWGEQYFLDLIKKLKFHQR, from the coding sequence ATGATCAAAGAGTGGTTACAAGAATACAATCCCAAAACCAAGCAAGATGTCTATGATGCACTTCGGGAAATTATGCAGGAAATTGCATTGGCGGGTCTTCAACGTGCTGGTTTTTTTGAAAAAGCAGCTTTTTATGGCGGCACTGCACTCCGCATTTTCTACAATTTGGATCGATTTTCCGAAGATCTTGATTTTTCACTGTTGGAGCCGGACGAAAAGTTTTCCCTCGAACCTTACTTTGAAGCGGTCGTCAAAGAATTTGAAGCTTTGGGAATCAGTGTCAGCATCCAGGAGAAAAAGAAATCTACCGCATCCAATGTAGAGTCTGCATTTTTAAAATCAGGCACGGTGTGGAAAGAGCTTGTTTTGGAAGACGTTGTACCACAGATGGGTGTAGGGATTCTTCCCAATGTAAAGATTAAGATCGAAGTAGACCGCAAGCCGCCTTTAGGTTTTGAAACTGAAGAGAAATTGTTGTTGCGACCCTTTTCATTTTATGTTAAATGTTTTAAAATGCCCAGTCTGTTTGCTGGTAAGATGCACGCCTTATTATTTCGGAAATGGATCAAAAGGGTGAAGGGGAGGGACTGGTATGACCTTGAGTGGTATATCAAAAAAGGAACTCCGTTGGATCTCGACCACTTTTTGCTCCGTGCTCAGGATACTGATGACTGGCAGGGTGAGACCATCAATGAAGCGCAGGTCATTCAGCTTTTAGAAGAGAAGATCAAATCGGTGAATTTTGCCAGCGTCAAGGAAGATGTGATTCGGTTCATTCCTGACTCCTCCGTACTTGATCTATGGGGAGAGCAATACTTTTTGGACCTCATCAAGAAACTAAAATTTCACCAACGCTAA
- a CDS encoding IS3 family transposase (programmed frameshift) codes for MKRERKIYDPAFKTKAVQLSNERSNVSELARELGIQVTLLYKWRKEYEEFGEGSFPGKGNLKLTPEQERIHELEKKLKDAELERDILKKGNRHFFQERSMKYEFIKNHEFLFPIEKMCVVLEVGSSGYFKWKSKPISARLLLKEKINHHISLIYFASKQRYGSPRITFELNALGYKISRITVAKYMKELGLRSKLSKKFKVTTNSKHNYLVVQNVLNRNFRPTNASQTWVSDITYIQTKEGFLYLTTVIDLYDRKIIGWSLSDGMSTEETSLAAWKMAIKNRTVQKGLIFHSDRGVQYASKKFANTIEFYGVIRSMSRKGNCWDNAVAESFFKSLKTELIYGNKLISKEKMELEIFEYIEIWYNKKRRHGTLNFKTIEEFNNQNKIYQNVA; via the exons ATGAAACGAGAGAGAAAAATCTACGATCCAGCTTTTAAAACAAAAGCAGTGCAACTAAGTAACGAGAGGAGTAATGTCTCGGAACTCGCACGAGAACTTGGAATCCAAGTCACATTGCTTTATAAATGGCGCAAAGAATATGAAGAATTTGGAGAAGGAAGCTTTCCTGGGAAAGGAAATTTAAAACTAACACCGGAGCAGGAAAGAATCCATGAACTGGAGAAAAAGCTCAAGGATGCAGAGCTGGAACGGGATATATTAAAAAAAG GCAATCGGCATTTTTTCCAAGAGCGGTCGATGAAATATGAGTTCATTAAAAATCATGAATTCCTATTTCCGATTGAAAAAATGTGCGTGGTTTTGGAAGTTGGTTCCAGCGGTTACTTCAAATGGAAAAGTAAGCCAATCTCCGCTAGATTGCTTTTGAAAGAAAAAATAAATCACCACATAAGTTTAATTTATTTTGCCTCAAAACAGCGTTATGGAAGCCCACGGATTACTTTTGAATTGAACGCATTGGGTTACAAAATATCAAGAATAACAGTTGCTAAATACATGAAAGAACTGGGTTTGAGAAGCAAATTAAGTAAGAAGTTTAAAGTTACAACCAACTCAAAACACAATTATTTGGTGGTGCAAAATGTGTTGAATAGGAATTTTAGGCCTACCAATGCATCCCAAACTTGGGTATCTGACATCACTTATATTCAAACCAAGGAAGGTTTTTTATACCTCACGACTGTTATAGACTTGTACGACCGAAAAATAATTGGCTGGAGCTTAAGCGATGGAATGAGTACCGAAGAAACAAGTCTTGCAGCATGGAAAATGGCAATAAAAAACAGAACGGTTCAAAAAGGATTAATTTTTCATTCAGATAGAGGTGTTCAGTATGCAAGCAAGAAATTCGCTAATACAATTGAGTTCTATGGCGTAATAAGAAGTATGAGCAGGAAAGGAAATTGTTGGGACAATGCGGTGGCGGAGAGCTTTTTTAAGTCATTGAAAACCGAGCTGATTTATGGCAACAAACTTATCTCAAAAGAAAAAATGGAGTTAGAAATCTTTGAATACATTGAAATTTGGTACAACAAAAAAAGACGTCACGGTACACTAAATTTTAAAACAATAGAAGAGTTTAATAATCAAAACAAAATTTATCAAAATGTAGCTTAA